The genomic stretch CGCTCGCGTGATAGACAGTCGCAATCATGCACCAACTGACTCCCAAACTCCTCCACAGATCCCGATGGTCTGGCCAGCCTCAAATGGGGCCCGAATCTTCAGGGCCTTAAGCCCCTCCAGCTACCCCGCAACCTATACCATTCAAACTTGAGAGTAAAGAGGACAATAAACTTAGGCGACGCTGTGAAGGAGCAAAAGgttacttgaattttgaatacagCGTCAGAAACAATACGAGGAAGAGTTACCATTGAGCAAGATTTATCTATTACACTTTTTCAGCCCAACAAACCTTACCAAGCCTGCGTTGCACCGGGTGAACAAAAGGGACACTGCAGGCACCTCAGCATGTGCGTCCTCGATGAGTTTCGCTCAAACTCGCCGCGTTTCATGGAATACCTTTGCATCATCGAGCAAACGTGAGTAAACCTTTCTCGTTATTGTATgaattaagaattttttaaattgtattcGCGAATGTTCTTCGAACTTGTAAAATACCGCAATCATAACCCGCAAACTTTTTTACTCCAAGAAAGTTTGAATCCGGCAAGTTTATTTTTCCTATGGTAAAAATGCACACTgatttgagaaataattttcaacagttACGTGGGAGTTTGCTGTCCGGACGGAACTGAAGTCGGAAAAAGCAGCACCCCGAATACGGAGAGCATCGCTGGGATTCTGCCAGCTGTTGCCAGTTAGTAAAACGGTTAAGATTTATTGTTAcacgctttttttatacacccgATTGATTCGAAGCTGCAAAGACGATCGAATTACCTGCGATTCAAAAAAACCACCAACGTTCAATCAAATTGCAAATTCGGTTATGAGATACTGATTCCCTAAATTTCATCCTCATGCACTTCACCTCGAATCAAAGTCCCCGATTCTTCGCTTCAGGTGCGGACGACGAAGACTCGATATCAACCTCGTCCGATAGCATTGACGACGACCTGGATCCGTCAACGGGGACGGTTGATCCTAGTAAAAACGAGACTCAGGGCTCGGGGGCGACGAGGGCCTCGTTGCAGGTCCGCGGGCCTCGCGGATGCGGGGTCAGCACCAAATCAAGGACACGTATCATCGGAGGGCGACCCGCCGACCCCCAGGAGTGGCCCTGGATCGCCGCGCTCCTCCGCAAGGAAGCTTCTCACTACTGCGGCGGAATCCTGATCACCGATCGGCACGTCCTGACAGCCGCCCATTGCGTCTATCAGTGAGTTATAAGTTTAGAATTAAGCAGTATCTAAAAGGCTTCGAAAGATGTATTTCAAGATTTCCAAGGTGCAATAGGAATGGATATCAAATCGCCTTTCAAAACCAGGGGAACAAAACTTCCGAGCCAATTATCGTTAGCATTTTTAGAGACTTTATGGTGCCTGGTTTTTTGTTGTCAGGTTTAAGGCGAAGGAGATCAAAGTGAGACTCGGGGAGTACGACTTCCGTCGACCGGACGAGACGAGGGCGCTGGATTTCCGGGTTACGGAGATCAGGCAGCACCTAGACTTCGACCCGAGTACCTACGAGCACGATATCGCAATCGTCAAAATCCACAGGCCGACCACATTCAGCAGCTACATATGGCCGATATGCCTGCCTCCGGTTGGCGTGACGTTTGAGAACAAAAGCGGGATTGTGATCGGTGAGACTGCGAAGACTTCCGGCAGCGTCGCGTCACCGTTGAAAATCCTGAATTTATAACGGAATGTTGAATATTAGACGGAAGGCACTTGCCGCTTGCTCGATCACGTACCTCGCTAACGGGAAAACCGCGCTCTGCCAAAGAAACTGCGAGTATTCCCCCGGGAACCAGCCTTCGGGCTGTCCTTAAATTAGTAATTAACCACGAAGGCGCGGGTCAAAGGTTGCGGTACGAACCCGACGGTCTATGTTCGAGTCGCTGAACCCTCAGGgggtttgataaaaattagtgCGATATACGCGAAACGAAATTAGGACCGTTTATAAACGTTCCACTCTCTCTATTAACTGTGGGATTTCGGGATACTAGTTTCTACGAATAACtttaaaattgtcaatttttctccattcTTTTCGCGTGATGAATACGGCCGTATactttaaaataatttcaaatttcaactttaattCCAAGTATGAAATTAATGCTCTTTGTTCCCTCCTCGCAGGTTGGGGCACCCAGTTTTTCGGCGGACCGGCAAGTCCCGTGCTAATGGAAGTCGCGGTACCGATTTGGCCCCAGAAGAAATGCGTCCGAACTTTCACCCAGCGAATACCCGACACAGCGATGTGCGCTGCTGCGTTTGAGGGTGGCCGAGACTCTTGCCAGGTGAGATGTGAATAATGATTGAAATGAAACATGATTTGAATTGGTGCAGGAATAACGAACAAATAATCACTCTGATTGTAAGAATTCGCACCCCATTGCTTCAGCcagccgccattttgaatttactgaataactcgtttattttcaatttcacactaaaaatgataatcaccaaaattgcttgaaattaaatttcctaaaattttcgtctttatCAATTTCTTCTTGGTGTCGATATTTTTCGGTTAAGATCCGAAAAAAGAGAGTAAACTTGTATTATTGCATTATcacgtttatttttcactttacatgaaaaatggtCATTATCGAAGTggtttggaataaaaaatttcatttagaaaaaaaaatcacctccTCTGTTCGGGTCTTAATCGAAAAACATCAACCCTAGGGAAAAATTGTTAAGAAATTTGATTCCAAACAAAATTAGTAATTACCATTTTtcgtgtgaaattgaaaataaacaagttATTCAGTGAATTCAAAATGTCGGCTGAAGCAACGGGGTGCGAATCCCGAATCCCGAAAACCGAAATGTAGACTGCCGGTGACCCCCCCAACAATTTTGGAAGGAAAATCGCTACTTAAAAGTTTTTCCGGGTCAGTCGCTTTTTCGTTCTAATTCGACTGAGCTATTCTTGCATGGCACGTACCTTGTTCGACCGTATGTTTTAGGTATACCCTGCTTAGACATTCCGcacctcttcttcttcttcttcttcttcttcttctttttcttcttcttcttattccttcctatttttataaactttctTTGCTCTTTTTAGGGTGATTCCGGGGGCCCGTTGCTCCACCAATTGGGAAATGGAAGATGGGTGAACGTGGGTATCGTGTCGTGGGGTATTCGCTGCGGGGAGCCAGGTCATCCCGGTGTTTACACACGCGTCAACCGTTACCTGGATTGGATATTTGCAAACGCTGTGTTTTAGCAATGGCATAAGAACGTGTTGTAGCTAGTCGcaatcctttttctttcttccttttcttaaACAATCTACAATACATACTTACTGATAACAATATACCTTACATAAATATGCCaaagtattttttaacaataaaattttttttcatacggtttttctttttcctttcatttctcAATGCacatcttttcttcttttaattttttttttttgtgaacgAGGGgggaagacgaagaagaagcatGCACGAGTGAATAAAGGAAAGAAAGTGGTtgatcgtttgaaaaaatgtttgaaaacgaCTTTAACTTTATTACGAACTGCGACACCGTCAGTACACATaactattatacgtatattaattatgttgaaaagaataaacgacataaatatatgaatatttatatttatatatctatgtatctGTATAACCCCtcgttattcagagtcacattttatttactcctgtctgtatttttcttttttttctttaagacGTCATTTTACAACGTGAGTCGACGGATCATTCAATCGTTCGTTCATTCACTCGTTACATTTGATTTAATCCCATCGTCCGTATATTGTGACTGTTATACGTCATTACACACAGCTACTCAGTGTGCTGAAGAAATTTCTTAAACCACGTTAATTGTAtactcaatttttctctctctctctctctctctctcttcttccgTCTCTCACTCGTTAATATTTACTTAGGTATCCACctatttttccacttttttcacaaagtCACACGTCAGCCGAGGGCCCAGCCTCGTCGGCTCTCTAAACTCTATACACATCGATTTgtgataagttttttttttcatcctcttttTTATAGCTTCATTTcgtatactatatacacacacatatataggtatgcgcctatacagtataataatatataataactaaTCATATAtcctttataatatatatatatatatatatatatatatatatatatatatatatatatatatatatatatataaatttatatatatatatatataatataatatataatataccatTTATcagttgtaataataataataataataataataataataataatcttaaaCTTCTGACATCAAGTCTGACAGCCTGCGGTCAGAGGGaaagttattaattataatagtaCTAAGAATAAGAAACAAGTACGATATGCTAAGGAAAAAtcagaatcgattcggcgATGAAAACTCCTCAGTTTCCGATAGTTAAACCACGCAATTCGTATTTAagacaattattttattctcagGATTAGGCTAAAAGTAGTAGGACTTATTTAAGTAGACCGCAGGCTCTCAAACAGCTTCGTAAACACGTCTACATATGTAACAATCattatgaatattttgaatcgtGGCTTAATTGTCTAGTAATGTCATACGTAACTGCTTCCCGTTGTGGCCGTTTGCCTCGGAATAGGCCATAGAGCGTTCATTGTTATAGGATTAATAACTTTTAACGGCGCAATGAACGCGACGCGACCGTATACacgattttatttaattttttatccctaTTTTAAACgtacaatataatatgtatacctatatgtatgtatatatatatatatatatatgtatatatatccgtCATATGCATACCTATAATACGATTGTATGCCCAAAACTTTTTCGCAAATCAAATTATGATTTGACAATattattacgaaaaaaaaaaataataataataaaagtaataacaaTGTAGTGACATAGTTATGAATCTCGCGATGAGAAACGTGTTCGATATTTCTGCGTTATATCTGGAGaccaaataaatatgtatacgtaaattatgtatattacaaatagaaaaatggggaaaaaaaaccgcgtcaaaaaaaaaaaaacaaaaaaaaaagaaacctggATTGGTAATACTGAGTCACGGCTTTTGAACTCGAAAATCCCGCCGTAATTGATACGTATAACAAGATCGGAAATAATACATTCCTGAATTATAACATTGTGATCCTTCCGCTTAGtttactatatatgtatatatattttttatttatcattctcTTTTCACTCGCGGTTTTTCACCTTCGATTTCTACTTCACCGTGTACGATTATACATCActctacgtatgtataataagctCGGAAAATTTGATCCgacgatatacatatgtatatgtatatgcatatgtatatgtatatatataatatataatatatttgtttatacttccgattttttaatctatcaattatttattgatttttcttaaTCGTTATCTCTAATCATTCAACtttttgtgtatatattatacatatatacatatatatatatgtatatatatttgtttatatatgtatatatatatatgtacgtatgtaattATATCATATAATTGGTAACATTGATTCCGCGATACCTTGTACAAAGAGATCACTAACTGGTGGCGAATTAATTCCGAGGAATAGTCCTTCAGCTTCATTTCCCTGACTTCGATCCGATATATCCGATGCATGAATATACAAACGATCAACGATTATACATAAATTCACCCTTAATTCCTACACACGTATTACGTCccatttctctctccctccctctctctctctctctctctctcttttacgCTATCAATCACCGACAATCATCCTTTTATAACATGAAACAAAAATCctcgaagaaaaattcaccCCCATTCCTTATTTCCGGCCGCCTCGAAACCCTCTCAATGGTGGTTCTTAGACCCTCGGATGAGCCCCGGCCGACGTGGGGAGCAGAAGCGGGGCACCTGGACCGGAATCCGAGTGGTTTGGAACGCTCTCGAGGGTGAGATGTGTGGCGATTTGGGGGTGCGCCACCCCCTCACCGCCCCCGGATCGGTGCCGCGGCGACGGCGACGAGAGGCTCGGAGGTGCCCCGTTTCCGGTCAGCGTCGGACCCCCGCGGTTCTGGATGTTTTGGTGCTGATGCGCGATCGCCGGCACCTGGTTCTGGGCCCCGATTGAAACCGGAACCGGAACCGGAACCGGAACCGAAACCGGCCTCGACTGgacgttgttgttgttcgtCGTCTTCGATTTCTCGCCTTGAAGCCAGTACGTCACCATCGTCCCCTTTCCCTGAgataaaatgattttctttttttgttttggtttcTTTTTACTCGAAGATGGAGTAACCTCGAAATTGGACGgctataaatttcaattttgaaataaccTCGCGATTTTTTCGCGCTTTCGTTACCTTCCAAAATCACGTTTTCCTCCCGCCAACACGCTTGAGAATTCTTATCTCTTGCATAGAAGAGCGttgcaaaataattcaagtccgttcattttttttttttttttttcattgaacaaATTGTTTACACCGTTTAATTCCGATTTTAACCTAGTGAGTTTATTGTTAGTATATTACCAATCGAAACGTGATGCTTACATACATaatgttttatatttatcaaaatattcaactctccttaagttgaaaaaattcctgacTAATCGGCGAGATcgcatcattatttttttttatttttttttttttttttttacgcatcGGTCGTattgtgatgaaaataaagGGGTTCGAATGTATCGAGAAAGTGGTTCTCTGCATTGTAAGGGGTGTAATAATGCACAGTATAAGGCTGAGGGGTAGATGTGAATTGTTCAtcaaatgtatacatacatacttgtgTATCTACTTGTATGCGTATCGGTTTTCACGGGGCACGTGAGTTGAAGAATGGATGAATGATTGATTGACTATGACTGACGGCCCGCGTTCCAACGATAATGGGATTAAAAATCCTCTCAAAGCGAGCGGCTCATCGCGTCAAGTCTGAACAGTATTACGAAAATTTCATAAGGTAAGCAAAGCTATTATGCAAATCGGGGCTTAGCTGTAGCCGGCGTGTATGAAAAATAGTTAAGTACCTACAACAGTTTAATAAACTCTCCGCTTCACGTAATCTGAAAGAtaacgatagaaaaaaaaaacataaaaataaagataattcGATAAACTTGTTGAGGAAACATTAgatagtcgtttttttttttctctgtaacaAGTAATAAATAGGTTCattctgacaatgagaaaGATTTCTTCCGTGTAatcgctgaaaaaaaaataaattcagccAAAGAAGCCACTTCAATTTTCGGTCAGACAGGAAATTATTTGcatctatatgtatgtacatataaatatgtataacaccgatcataaaaaatatgaaagttgAAGTGCGAGGTGagatgatgagaaaaaaaaaaagaaaatgaaggtgtttatgattgaaaaaagaaaaaaacatagaaaataataatcctataTGAATAACTGACCTTCATCGTGACTTCGCCTCTGCACTCTAAATCGAAAGTGCCGAAGGTGTCGAGGATCTCTTTAGTCTGGGGACTGACGTGGATCTTGAGAGCTGTAAAATACGGAGGAAAATACATGTACcaaatgaaaagagaaacgaattagaaaaagagaaagtacATGGATAACCATTAATTAAATGAAGCTGCGAGCCGGTCAGGAAGTACAGTTACGGTGACACGTGAGGATTGAAAGGCTCATTCGCGGGTCAACGATCTCCTAGAGAAACGAATGGCCATCCAGAggtgaggagaggagaggagaggagaggagaggcgCCGAGCAAATTTCCTGTCCCTTCTCGACTGATCCTCGGGCCAACTGACAACGAGAGATCCGCGTGAGGTGAGTATTTACTCGGAGATTTCAATCGAGGTATATAATAGGTATAAATTTCCCGTGAGAAGATATTTTACTCGGCGATCCACCCTCGTTCGGCCCTTCTTGACCTCGAGCGATATGTTAACTCAGGACGGTGCAAGTATCTATAGCAACTGTTGATTCACGGCTGGTTTGAATCGCGGAAACTCGGTTTGCGCTGAGCAAACAGTGAATTTTGTTTACCTGCTTCTGGTTTGACGTCGAAATGCCAACCTACGACCCTTAGGAGCTTTGACTTTTAttagtaaaacaaaaatgctTTGTTACATTCAAGATCCCTACACATGTAATGCGACACAGAGTGTATTTAACACGAAAGTTAATTCATCATCgaatgaaaactttgtttcctAACGTTTAGAAACAACTCGATTATTAACGGacctaaaaattattcaccttttctggataaaaatatatacatatataggcgTAAGAAAGATGgatgaaaaacgcgtaggtATACAATGGCAAAAAGGAATCGAGACTCGCTTTTGTCGAGTGAAAGAATAATTCCTGCAGGCAGAGTCGTTTGGTTAAGTGGTCAGAAGAAGGCTTGCGAGGCACAAAGTAAGATCGAGAGTATATAAGGATGAGTTGAtgaatggatgaatggatCAATGGACGAATGAATTGTCGGAAAAGCGAAGGCGAAGTATAAGCTTCGCGGGAGACGATAGAGTTGCGGGGGGGATAATTTTTCCTCACTTTATTTCCCGTTCGGCTTGACTTATTCGTGATAAATAGAATTTATTACCTTCCCCGTTGCTTTCCATTCTCGAGGCCGTGTTCACCGTGTCTCCGAACAAGCAGTACCTCGGCATCTTCAGTCCAACCACCCCGGCTACGCAGGGTCCTGAAAACGAGGCAATCCGCTGATGTTTATTCGATTCTCGATACCTTTGTAAgtgtacacacatatatatacgtatatctggTGAAAGCGGAGCTGGGATCTTAAAATTCACTGAGATGGAGAGAAttggcgaatcggagaaattcgaTGATCCTCGAAATCGGCGTTTCTCCTCGTCGAATGAACGATAAAATGATGAGGGTGTACGcgtacgtaaaaaaaaaaatttcaacatctGACGTGATTTCGATGTTACTTTTCGCGTTTGTCACACTATCtcgtttttcttgtttcgACTTACCTCGCGCACAGTAAACTACCACGGTCGATCGTTTTTACGCCATGGTGTTTGGGttcgagaaggaaaaaaatataggtaTTCAGGTCACGTACCGAGAAGTTCAATTCCGAATTGCAATTTCccggaaatgaaattttccgaAAGTTACACCCTGCACGCACGATTACTCTAGAACCGCGATATACACTCAACTTACCGAAACAGGATAAAGTTCTCGGTTGAAACGAAAAGCTGTGACCGTAACTCCGTgatttattctttcatttcctCTTCGAGGAAACAGCGAaagaacaagaacaagaataagaacaagaataagaataagaagaataacaGCGAGttgaaattgaagattttACGCCGCGGGTGGAGAAACGTAAGATCTGGAAATATGCCAGGCGAGAGAAGATTAATTTAGAAAAGGTTCCCGGCAGCTTGACTATCGCggaaaaaagtgaaaggaGTATGGAGAAAAGCACTCTTTATTATCCTGCGGGACCCGGGCAGCCTCGATATCAAATCTTGACGTTAACCTCGGAGCCTCCTTATTCTTCTCGGGAGAACGATAAGCGAAACGGCGTTTCGAAACTCTGAAGCAAGAGACTGTTTCCCGCTTTTAAGTCTCCCGACTTTTCCACCCTGCGATATCTCCGCCGCACAGCTTAAGATCCAGGCAGTGTACGCATATCAAATTAGAAGCCCAGAGCGCCAAAGACAGTGGCGCACTTCCCCTCGCTGCAAAGGGGgattaaattaatgaaattcacTGCTCAGAGTGCCCGCCGTTTTATATCAATTCCGAATCCCCCGGGTTCCGCGCTTTCGCACGCCTTTGAAGTCGGCTAATTGCTTGCTTCAGCTGGAAATTCCTCAATATGGAGATCCCTTGGATCCCCATAATAATCCCTGTAAAAGTTTAGCGGTAAAAGAGAATTAAGGATCAATGGGACCCAcggtatgaataaaaatttagaagaggagaacaaaaaagaaaaagaaaaaaaaaacgttcaaaaAATCTCCAGTCATTTCATTTTCGCCAATGATTAAAAGTGCAGAGTGCGAATGAAAGAAACATTTCGATTATGCGATGGAAATTCATTTGAGCGCtgtgatattaaaaatttctcacgatTGAAACGTTGAAATGATCAAactcttaaatttttaatcgcgTTATGTTTTCTCACGACTCGTTTTTAACGCTGATCAGATTCCCATTAATTATCTTAATAACATTAAAGTTATTTCGTATTGCAATATAGTTATAAGGCTTAAATGCAATTTATTGTTATCGCAAATCTGTTCTACCCACAGCtgcattataaaatataacagaGTTTAAGGATTTCGGACATTCTAATGATAAAAtctgttctcaaattctcgatatCTTAATTGTATCTCAATTGTGTTACTCGAATTGACTCAGAATCATTTCCACgagatttttcattcgcatTGACTGTTAATTTGGCGCGAATAATTATTGCTGGgatgtttttaatttgttttcccAAACTTTCTATTCATACTACGGATGTGCCCTTGAGCCTAAAAAAGATGCGCAAAAATTTCGCCGTCCAACGGAGAGGAAAAAGATCCGCGTAACGTAACGCCTGCGTCGGTTTATGTCGATGATTTCCGGGCTGTCAAATCACGTGAGAAGGTAACTGAAACGGGATTCCTTATGGCGGTGAAGTGAAACGTAAAACGCGACAGATAAATTTTCGCGCGGTTGCTTTTCGCTGGGTATTACGGAATTTTCCGCAAGCCTTGCGCCCACGAATTTCCGGTCGTCGCTTCGCTTTTTCCTTACCCGAATGCATCCCGATCCGCAGTTTGAGCTGCTCGTTTGGCCTGTGCCGGATGCTGAACGTCATCACGGTGTCCCTCAGCGCCAAACTCATCCTTGCAATCTCCCTTGCGTGATTCGTTCCGTTTCTCACCGGAAGTCCCGACACCACCATGTACGCGTCACCGATCGTCTCCACCTGCAAACACGTTCGATAGATGCGATTGTTTAGtagcaatttcaaaaaataatcaataacaCTTGTTGGACGTAAATTCATTTGCAAgactttatttcatttcaattatatACAGATTTTACAACATCTGACGTCAGAGAATCTTGAATGATGCTTTTTAATCAATTGAAATGGGACtgtgaaacaatttttgataGGATTTCCCAAAATGGTACTTGACTTTGTGTCATTACTGTAGGATTCACAGACCtcgaatatatttcaattctaTCAGGGTAATCCGCGATGTCGAAAAATCGTGAGTTTTGATCCTGCCAATAATGAGAGAGTCACATAACaagaagggtgaaaaaaataagctcCAGATATTCTCAAGTCCTCCAAGTACACGAAGGTATATAAAAAGCTCTAGGCTCCTCGTCGTTTGTCGAAGaaagtaatgaaatttaatatccCAAGGGTGTTTCTTGATGACAAAATATGAGGAAGGTGAGAGTGAATGGCAAGCCTTTTTCTCGAGGCATCGAGCCGAAAATCAAGAGTGTTTCGCACGACGGAATCTCGTTAAGACGACGACTAAGGCTAATCGAATCTTTCGAGCCCTTTTCAGGCCcgcaatttttttgcaaagattCCCGAAAGGCGAATAAAGAAATAATGTATGAGAAAATGATAGCGAGATCGCGGGTGCCGCGTACGAAATTACACCCAGAGGGTGTTTTACAGCTCCTCGTAATTTAATCTATTTAAAGCACCAAGGATAACAAGTGCTCGGAGCAAGTCGACTCGACTGCGAAAATTCGCCAAAGAGGAACACGCACCTCCGCGTACAACGTGTGTGTAATACACCCTCTGACATCCACATGTGCaaacatacatgtatagaaaggagTGAAGGGTGAAGGGTGAGGTAGAAAATTCGCGAAGCGTATATGCATGTACACCGGAATAATAATGCGGCCTTATCCACGCTGCGGTGAGCTTTATTCaccgtttcaatttttaataccaCTCCATCCTGCAGGGAGgagattgaattttcaaaaggtGCGAGTGGCGACGATAAGTTCGAGAATTAATATACCAAACGAAATTACAGCAAGTACCTAGGAGAGAGATGTGGATACGCGGCCTGGCTCGTCAAAATCTGATACCGGTTTCTGATTTCATGAGAAATTTCAACATCGCGGCGGAAGTGGTTGGCGTTGTACCTACTCggtgtattttatttctcgcttttttttctcttcaattaggccccgtcgcgtcgcgtaactcacttaaaattcaattccgtGAAGTAGGTACGAGGATAAGGAgatgaaaaatgcgaaaagcgagaaaaacaagaagaataaGGTTCATCGAGGTGTTTGGAAGCCGCGAATTCATCCTGCCGCAATCCAATCGCGTTATTCAATGTGGATGTGAAATACGCAGCGGCACCTACGGTTTTCCACatttaagaaattaaattgcTTGTCCGACCTTCGACGGCGTCGCGTCGACGAGGCGTGTAAAACGAGAGAACGCAAAggacaaagagaaaaaaaaaacaacaaaaaacaagatGGAACCAAGATATCGCGATCGGCACACTGCGGAGACACAAAGGAAGGGACGGAGGCAATCCACTCGCCCAAATCTCGTCTGTCACATTCTACATGATAAATAATTCTCGATCAAAGAGTCCGCGTAGCCCGAAGGTCTCTGATAATTTTTCCCCGTTTCGGGGTATTCGAATCGAGGGAGCCTTTAcgggatggaaaaaaatggagaaaagtGCAAATTCGTGAGTGTTGGTACGTGCCGTTTACGCTAGTGACGTATTTAAAGAAGAGATTTCAAATCCTGTACAACGCGGGCAAACAGAGGGATTCGCGTTTCAGTCCGATGTCACGGTTTCGTCctgcattcttttttttttttctaagtttttttcacccgTGCTAAAAATCCGCAAGGATTCATTCCGTGGTACAGAATTTTTCTGGATAAGATTAAATAAGATTATTATGATAATTGTATACGGATTTAAGGGTGATCCGTTGTTGTATAATCTTGGTATAGATGcgacagagaaagaaaatatctcGCTACctaaatttcaattctctACGACGTTGTGCgaaatgcaaattttcatacatccttctttcgtaaaagtttttgatgaaaattagttATACCG from Diprion similis isolate iyDipSimi1 chromosome 12, iyDipSimi1.1, whole genome shotgun sequence encodes the following:
- the LOC124413310 gene encoding proclotting enzyme, translating into MRRYPAVLLLLISSVGSNCHPVEEDAATYIDPDGLASLKWGPNLQGLKPLQLPRNLYHSNLRVKRTINLGDAVKEQKPNKPYQACVAPGEQKGHCRHLSMCVLDEFRSNSPRFMEYLCIIEQTYVGVCCPDGTEVGKSSTPNTESIAGILPAVASADDEDSISTSSDSIDDDLDPSTGTVDPSKNETQGSGATRASLQVRGPRGCGVSTKSRTRIIGGRPADPQEWPWIAALLRKEASHYCGGILITDRHVLTAAHCVYQFKAKEIKVRLGEYDFRRPDETRALDFRVTEIRQHLDFDPSTYEHDIAIVKIHRPTTFSSYIWPICLPPVGVTFENKSGIVIGWGTQFFGGPASPVLMEVAVPIWPQKKCVRTFTQRIPDTAMCAAAFEGGRDSCQGDSGGPLLHQLGNGRWVNVGIVSWGIRCGEPGHPGVYTRVNRYLDWIFANAVF